In the Piscinibacter sp. XHJ-5 genome, one interval contains:
- a CDS encoding TfoX/Sxy family protein, with translation MRSRRARRWRGNDSGDAVAWQASPPALIARFGELVPHDPRIERRKMFGYPAAFVNGHLFASLYRAGLVLKLPAADRALLQSGGHARPFEPMPGRVMGEFVLIPGNTLPHGPVMTAWMTRALEHVASLPPKAPRKKAVRGG, from the coding sequence GTGCGCTCGCGGCGGGCGCGGCGCTGGCGCGGCAACGACTCGGGTGACGCGGTGGCGTGGCAGGCGTCACCGCCCGCGCTGATCGCCCGCTTCGGCGAGCTGGTGCCGCACGATCCGCGCATCGAGCGCAGGAAGATGTTCGGCTATCCGGCCGCGTTCGTGAATGGACACCTGTTCGCCAGCCTGTACCGGGCCGGCCTCGTGCTCAAGCTGCCGGCCGCCGATCGTGCACTGCTGCAATCCGGCGGACATGCCAGGCCCTTCGAGCCGATGCCCGGCCGGGTCATGGGTGAGTTCGTCCTCATCCCCGGCAATACCTTGCCTCATGGGCCGGTGATGACGGCCTGGATGACGCGGGCGCTCGAGCACGTGGCGTCATTGCCGCCGAAGGCGCCGCGCAAGAAGGCGGTGCGCGGCGGCTGA
- a CDS encoding endonuclease/exonuclease/phosphatase family protein: MKLVTWNIQWGRGVDGRVDLDRIAAHARRFADFDVLCLQEVSAGYPELPGCDGSDQFEALAARFPGFTRIDGVATDTPHPSGGRRRFGNLVLSRLPVRQVFRHLLPWPADSTVPSMQRIALESNLDTPQGPVRVTTTHLEYYSAWQRAAQVERLRELHREACAHAASPRPGTPDEGPFDRVARAAPSLLAGDFNFMPDSPEHVRLMTPIDPTTTSYRDAWECLHPGKPRAPTVALHDRSQFPGPPFTWDFVFVSEDLVPRLRDVQVDAASDASDHQAVMVEWA, from the coding sequence ATGAAGCTCGTCACATGGAACATCCAATGGGGCCGAGGCGTCGACGGCCGCGTCGACCTCGACCGCATCGCGGCGCACGCGCGTCGCTTCGCGGATTTCGACGTGCTGTGCCTGCAAGAGGTGTCGGCCGGCTATCCCGAGCTCCCGGGCTGCGACGGCAGCGATCAGTTCGAGGCCCTGGCCGCGCGCTTTCCCGGCTTCACGCGCATCGACGGCGTCGCCACCGACACGCCGCATCCGTCGGGCGGGCGGCGGCGCTTCGGCAACCTGGTGCTCTCGCGGCTGCCGGTACGCCAGGTGTTCCGCCACCTGCTGCCGTGGCCGGCGGACAGCACGGTGCCGAGCATGCAGCGCATCGCGCTCGAGTCGAACCTCGACACGCCCCAGGGACCGGTGCGCGTGACGACCACCCACCTCGAGTACTACTCGGCCTGGCAGCGCGCCGCCCAGGTGGAGCGGCTGCGCGAGCTGCACCGGGAAGCGTGCGCCCACGCGGCCAGCCCGCGCCCCGGCACGCCGGACGAGGGGCCTTTCGACCGCGTCGCGCGCGCGGCGCCGTCGCTGCTCGCCGGAGACTTCAACTTCATGCCCGATTCGCCCGAGCACGTGCGGCTGATGACGCCGATCGATCCGACGACGACCTCGTACCGCGATGCGTGGGAATGCCTGCATCCCGGCAAGCCGCGTGCACCCACCGTGGCGCTCCACGACCGGAGCCAGTTCCCGGGCCCGCCGTTCACCTGGGACTTCGTCTTCGTGAGCGAGGACCTGGTGCCCCGGCTGCGCGACGTGCAGGTCGACGCCGCCAGCGATGCATCGGATCACCAGGCGGTGATGGTGGAGTGGGCGTAG